TGGTTCTCGTTGCGACCGGCCGGTTCCAGGCCGTCGTACCCGGCCCCGGTGGCCGGGTCGTACATGACCGTCGCGGCATCGTTGTCGCCCAGGAACCAGCGTTGGGCCAGTTCGACCCCGGTGAGCCACGCCGGATCTCCGGTCACCCGGTGGGCCGTCGCGCAGGCCTGCGCGATGGCGGCGATCTCGATCGGCTGCTGGTCGAACCCGCCGCCGACCTCGCCCGGACCGCGACCGGCCACCGGGGTCACCGACAGCCGGCCGTCCTGCACCTCGGTGCGCATCAGGAACGTCAGCAGCTCCAGGCCGCGGGCCAGCACGTCGTCGTCGGGCAGCACGGCCCCGGCGACCAGCAGGGCCTCGGCCAGGGTGGCGTTCGCGTAGGTCAGCCGCGGTTCGGGCCACACCCATCCGGGTGCCGCCGGCTGCCGGCCGAGGGTGTGCGCGAGGTGCTCGAGCAGGGCCCGGGCGGCCGGCTCGGCCGGCCGGACCCGCAGCAGCTCGGCCGCGCCGAGCGCGGCGAACGCCGACGCGCGGTGATCCGGGGACCGCCGCTGGGCGGCGATCCGGAACCCGGCCAAGGCGCGGGCTCGCCGGCCCGCGGTGGGCGACGACGCGGCCGCCACGCCCAGGCTCCACAGGGCCCGGCCCCACCAGTCACCCAGTCCGGCGTCGTCGGCCCACCGCCCCTGCGGGTCCATCCGGTTGTGGCAGGCCCCGTCGGGACTCAGCGCGGACAGCACGAACGCGAGGTAGCCCTCGTGCAGGCGCTGCACCACCGGTCCGGGATGCGGTTCCTGGCTGGTGACGACCAGGGCCCGGGCCACGTCGTCGACGCAGTAGCCGTGCTCGACCCGCGGCGTGGCCAGCCGCGCGTGCTCGAACAGGCCACGCTCGTCGGTCAGTGCTTCCAGGTGGTCGAAGACCGGCCGGATCCGGTCGGCCGGAACCACCGGGGCCGTCGGGCCGGCGTCCACCGGCCTCACGCGGCCACCACGCCGGCCTGGGCGATCAGCCGTTCGGCCAGGAAGCGGTACTGCTTGGCCACCGCGGACCACCGCAGGTCGGGCGCCGCGGCCGCGGCCGCCCGGGACATGCTCGCGGCCAGCTCCGGGCTGGTGATCACCCGGCGCAGACCCTCGGCGATGGAGACCGGGTCGCGGTGCGGGACCACGATGCCGGCGCCCCCCGAGAGCAGCTCGACGGCGTGCGGGAAGCGGGTCGCCACCACGGGTTTGCCGGCGGCGACCGCTTCGATGAGCACCCCGGAGGTGACCTGTTCGGTCGAGTCGTAGGGCAGCAGCACCACGTCGGCGGCGGCGACCAGGGACGCCAGGGTGGGCGTGTCCAGGTACCGGCCCTCCAGGTGCACCGACCCGGTCAGCGACCGGCGTTCGATCCGCCGCTGCAGGCCCTCGCGGTACTGCTCGCCCTGGTGCAGCAGCACCTTCGGGTGGGTCTGCCCGGCGACCACGTAGTGGATCGACGGGCGCAGGTCCTTGAGGTGGGCCATTGCCTCGATGCCCCACTCGATGCCCTTGCCGGGGCCGAGCAGGCCCCAGGTCAGCACGGTCGGCGTGTCGGTCTCGGTGTCGGTACCTGCGGTGCCGATCGTCGGGGTCGCGGCCGGCACGGGCACCGGGAAGGTCGACTCGGGCGCGCCGTGGGCGATCACGCCGACCTTGGCCGGGTCGACCCGGTAGCCGGTCAGCAGCCGGCGGTGCGCGGTCTCGGACATGGTGACGACGGCGCCGGCGGCGGCCAGCACACCGTCCAGCACGATCCGCTGGTGGGCGGTCGGCTCGGTCAGCACGGTGTGCAGCACGACGATGGTGGGCACGGTCAGGCCGGCCAGCAGGGCGAGGACCTCGTCGCCGTCCGGTCCGCCGTAGATGCCGAACTCGTGCTGGACGATGACCACGTCGCACCGGTTCAGACGGTCGATCGAGCGGGCTGCGGTCCGCGGGTCACCGGCGACAATGTCGACACCGCCGACACCGCCGACACCGTCGCCGACGGCCTCGCGACCGCGGTGCGCGGCCGGCGCGCTCTCCAGCAGCCGGGCGATCCGGGACTCGGCCGTGCCGCCGGCCGTCAGGGCGCCGGACAACGAAGCGGTGAAGGTAGCCAGACCGCACTGGGTCGGCGGATAGGTGCTGATGAAACCGAAGCGCATGGGCATGAATAGAACGCCTTCCCGTACGACCGCCGGGTCAGAGGTGACGGCCAGCGGTCTTCACGCGATGATCAGGACCGCCGGCAGCGTGGAAGCCAGGCAATCGGGGACACGGCGATCGGACTGCCGCGGGCCGCAGTTCCGGCCGCCGCCCACGTCGAAAGGGTCTCGATCCAGGCGAACACACGCCACGGACTGGCGCTTCGATCACCAGTCTACAGGCGCTCGGCCCCGCCCCCGCGCGTCGCGAGTCCCGGCCGCGCTACCGTGGCGGGCTTTGGCACGATGACGGCATGACTATCATCAAGATCAATGCGATCACCGTGCCCGCGGACAGCGGCGACGAACTGGCCCGGCGCTTCGCCGCCCGGGCCGGCGCGGTGGACAACCAGGACGGCTTCGAGGGCTTCGAACTGTTGCAGCCGACCGATGAGCGGACCACCTGGCTGGTGCTGACCCGCTGGCGGGACGAGGAGTCCTTCCAGGCCTGGCTGAACTCCCCCGCGTTCGGGCACGGGCATCGCTCGGCCGCGGAGCGCTCGGGGGGCGCGGCGCCGCAGCCGGTCGCGGTGCACAGCGAGCTCTGGTCCTATCAGGTCGCCGACCTGGCCACCGGGGCGGTCTGACGGCGGATCGGCCCGGCCGGTCCGGCAGACTGTGACACCGTGAACAGGATCGCGCTGCAGGAGTCCACCGCGCCGGGCGTGGCGCCGCACACCTTGGTCGACATCGCCCACCGCGCCGCCTTCGACTCGATCGGCCTGAAGGTCACCCACTCGGCCGGGGCCGACGCCTGGTGGCACAAGGGCGCCGGCTCGGCCGAGCTCGTCTCCGTGGTGGAACACCTGCTGGCCAACCGGGTCTCGGTGCTCGACGTGGGCCGGGTCGAGCTCGGCGGGCCGCCAAACGACGAGTCGTACCGCAAGGTGCTCGACCTGGCCTCCCGGCTGGGCGCCCGGTACGTGACCGCCAGCCCGGTGCCGGTCGCCGAGCAGGTCAGCTCCCCCACCGAGGAGTTCGCCCGGCTGGTCCGCGACTGCGAGGACTACCTGCTGGTGCCGTTGCTGCTGCCGGCGCCGGCCAGCAGCGTGCCGACCGACGCGCAGGCGTTGCGGATCGTCCGGGAGGTCGGCGGGGCGGTGATCGTCACCGCCACCACCGACCGGTCCGCGTTCGAGATCGAGGCGCAGGTGCTGGAGGCCGGCAACCAGCTCGGCTACGTGCGCCTGCTCGCCGAACAGCTCGACGCGACCACCGAGGAGCAGTCGGCCGGCTTGTTGGCCACGGTGCCGGTGCACGTGCCGATCGCCGTCGGATCCGCGGCGCCGGCCGAGCGGCACGATCTGGAGACCCGGGCGCACCGGTGGAGCGTGCTGGTGGACCGGATGCTGGAGCATCCGCTGGCCCGGGACCGGCGCCTGTCGCTCGGCCTGGAAGGTGCCCGCGACTGAACCGGCGGTCGATCGCGGTCGGGGTCAGCCGTAGGCCTGGATGGCCAGGTGGACGGCCAGGCCCAGCCCGGCGGCGCCGATCAGGTAGCGCAGCAGCGTGACCGGCGCCCACCGGACCACCTTGGGCCCCAGCCAGGCGCCGATCAGGCAACCGATGCTCATCGGCACCACCGCCGCCCAGTCGACCGGGGCCAGGAAAATGAAGATCAGCGCGGCGATTCCGTTCGCGCAGCCCAGCACCGTGTTCTTCAGGGCGTTCGCCCGGGGCAGCGTGTCGTGCGTGGTGTGCAGCAGCATGGCGAGCAGCAGCACGCCGGCGGCCGCCCCGAAGTAGCCGCCGTAGATGCAGATCACGGCCATCCCGAGCGCCTCGACCAAGCGCGTGCGAGGGGTGGCGGACCCGGCGATGTGCCCCTCCGGCGGCGGGCGTCGCGGCACCAGGATGGTCAGCGAGGCGAACCCGATCAGCGCGGGCACGATCTTCTCGAACCCCTCCGCCGGGGTGGACAGCAGCAAGGCCGCGCCGATGACGCCGCCGAGCACGGCCATCGGGGCCAGCCGGCGGATCCGGGGCCCCTGCCCGACCAGTTCGGGCCGGGAGCTGAGTACCGAGCCGATCCCGGTGAACACCAGGGCCACCGTGTTGGTGACGTTGGCGCTGACCGGCGACAGGCCGACGGCCAGCAGCGCCGGGTAGGTGGCCAGCGAGGCCAGGCCGGCGATGGTGCCGAACAGCCCGCCGGCGATACCGGCCACCAGCAGCAGGGCGAACTCGACGACCGTCACCGGCTGATCGTCGCAGACCCCGGCCTCGGGTCAGCGGTCAGGCGCTGGTCACCCGGTACACGTCGTACACGCCGTCCACGTTCTTGACCGCGTGCACCAGGTGCCCCAGGTGCGTCGGGTCGGCCATCTCGAAGGAGAACCGGGAGATGGCCATCCCGTCCTTGGACATCGACAGGTTGGCCGACAGGATGTTGACCTTGAGGTCGGCCAGGGTCTTGGTGATGTCCGAGAGCAGCCGGGCCCGGTCCAGCGCCTCGACCTGGATGGTCACCAGGAACACCGTGGCCGAGCTGGGGTCCCAGCTGACCTCGACCAGCCGGGCCTGTTCCTTCTGCAGCGCCGAGGCGTTGGTGCAGTCGATCCGGTGGACCGAGACCGCCCCGCCCTTGGTGATGAAGCCGAGGATCTCATCGCCCGGCACCGGGGTGCAGCAGCGGGCGAGCTTGACCTGGATGTCGGAGATGCCCTTGACCAGCACCCCGCCGTCGCCGGTGGCGCGGTGCCGGCGCCGGGTGACCGACGGCACCGAGCGGTCGGTGACCTCGTCGACCGCGTCCTCCTCGCCGCCGACGTAGGAGACCACCTTGGCCACCAACGTGGAGGCGGCGACGTGGTTCTCCCCCACCGCGGCGTACAGGCTGGCGATGTCCTTGTAGCCGAGCTCGTGCCCGACGACGGCCAGCGCGTCATGGGTGACCAGCCGCTGCACCGGCAGGCCGGCCCGGCGGGCCGCCTTGGCCAGGGCTTCCTTGCCGAGTTCGACCGCCTCCTCGCGGCGGGACTTGGCGAAGTACTGCCGGATCTTGCTCTTGGCCCGGGACGAGGCGACGAACGAGAGCCAGTCCCGGCTCGGGCCCTGGTTGGGCGCCTTGGAGGTGAAGATCTCCACGAACTGCCCGTTGGACAGCCGCCGCTCCAGCGGAACCAGCCGGCCGTCCACCTTGGCGCCGATACATCGGTGCCCGACCTCGGTGTGCACCGAGTAGGCGAAGTCGACCGGCGTCGAACCGACCGGCAGCGTGTGGATGTCGCCCTTGGGGGTGAAGACGAAGATCTCGCTGTGCGCCATCTCGTAGCGCAGGTTGTCCAGGAACTCGCCGGCGTCGCCGGTCTCCCGCTGCCAGTCCAGCAGCTGCCGCATCCAGGCCATCTCGTCGACGGTCGCGCTGGCCCCGGCGTGGGTGCCCCGGGTCTCCTTGTAGCGCCAGTGCGCGGCGATGCCGTACTCGGCGGTGTGGTGCATGTCGAAGGTGCGGATCTGCACTTCCAGCGGCTTGCCCTCGGGCCCGATCACCGTGGTGTGCAGCGACTGGTACACCCCGTACCGGGGCTGGGCGATGTAGTCCTTGAACCGGCCCGGCATCGGCGCCCACAGCGCGTGCACCACGCCCATCGCCGCGTAACACTCGCGCACGCTGCCGACCAGGATGCGGACCGCGACCAGGTCGTGGATCTCGTCGAACTCGCGGCCGCGGGCCTTCATCTTCTGGTAGATCGAGTAGTAGTGCTTGCCCCGGCCGACCACCTGGCCGGGGATCTTCGCGGCGGTGAGCTCGGCCTCCAACTGCTGGGTGACCGCCGCCAGGTAGGTGTCCCGGGACGGGGCCCGGTCGGCCACCAGCCGCACGATCTCGTCGTAGCGCTTGGAATGCAGGATGGAGAACGCCAGGTCCTCCAGCTCCCACTTGATGGTCGCCATGCCCAGCCGGTGGGCCAGCGGCGCCAGCACCTCCAGGGTCTCGCGGGCCTTGCGGGCCTGCTTGTCCGGCGGCAGGAACCGCATGGTGCGCATGTTGTGCAGCCGGTCGGCCAGCTTGACCACCAGCACCCGCGGGTCCTCGGCCATCGCGATGATCATCTTGCGGATGGTCTCGGCCTCGGTCGCGTCGCCGAAGCGGACCTTGTCCAGCTTGGTGACCCCGTCGACCAGGTGCGCGACCTCGTCGCCGAAGTCGGCGGTGACCTTCTCCAGGGTGTATTCGGTGTCCTCCACCGTGTCGTGCAGCAGGGCGGCGACCAGCGTGGTGGTGTCCATGCCCAGGTCGGCCAGGATGGTGGCGACCGCCAGCGGGTGGGTGATGTACGGGTCCCCGGAGCGGCGGAACTGGCCGGCGTGGGCCTGCTCGGCGACCTCGTAGGCCCGCTGCAACTCCTTCAGGTCGGCCTTGGGATGCAGGCTGCGGTGCACCGCGAACAGCGGCTCAAGCACGGTGCGGGTGGGCGACGCGGTCGGCCGCTGCCCGCTCATCCGGCGGGCGATGCGGGCCCGGACCCGTCGGGTGGCCGAAGGAATCGGTACCTCGGGGGCGAGATCGGCCTCGGCCGGCACGGTGCCGACGACGGCGGCGCCGGCCGGCGGGCGGGCCGGCGTGAGCGGCTCGGTCAGGGTGGCCAGGGGGCGGGCGGCGGCCTCACCGGTGGCGCCGGTGTGCGCAGATCCGGCGTCGGGCACCCCGGTGCTCGGGACGACGGCCTGCGTCGTGCGGCTGTCGGCGTCCGGACTCATGGCACCCCCCTTGCGGCGGTGAGGCTGTCGATGACCTGGTGGATGACCTCATGGATGACCTGGTCACTGAGCATAACGCCGGAGCCGGAGCGGACCTTCCGCCGCGGGCCGCCGCCGGCCGCGGGGGCCCGCGCCTTACCATCGCACTTCGGCCGTCCCGCTGGACGGTTTCGCGCAACGAGGAG
This genomic window from Nakamurella multipartita DSM 44233 contains:
- a CDS encoding glycosyltransferase, with product MPMRFGFISTYPPTQCGLATFTASLSGALTAGGTAESRIARLLESAPAAHRGREAVGDGVGGVGGVDIVAGDPRTAARSIDRLNRCDVVIVQHEFGIYGGPDGDEVLALLAGLTVPTIVVLHTVLTEPTAHQRIVLDGVLAAAGAVVTMSETAHRRLLTGYRVDPAKVGVIAHGAPESTFPVPVPAATPTIGTAGTDTETDTPTVLTWGLLGPGKGIEWGIEAMAHLKDLRPSIHYVVAGQTHPKVLLHQGEQYREGLQRRIERRSLTGSVHLEGRYLDTPTLASLVAAADVVLLPYDSTEQVTSGVLIEAVAAGKPVVATRFPHAVELLSGGAGIVVPHRDPVSIAEGLRRVITSPELAASMSRAAAAAAPDLRWSAVAKQYRFLAERLIAQAGVVAA
- a CDS encoding antibiotic biosynthesis monooxygenase family protein; this encodes MTIIKINAITVPADSGDELARRFAARAGAVDNQDGFEGFELLQPTDERTTWLVLTRWRDEESFQAWLNSPAFGHGHRSAAERSGGAAPQPVAVHSELWSYQVADLATGAV
- a CDS encoding sulfite exporter TauE/SafE family protein, producing MTVVEFALLLVAGIAGGLFGTIAGLASLATYPALLAVGLSPVSANVTNTVALVFTGIGSVLSSRPELVGQGPRIRRLAPMAVLGGVIGAALLLSTPAEGFEKIVPALIGFASLTILVPRRPPPEGHIAGSATPRTRLVEALGMAVICIYGGYFGAAAGVLLLAMLLHTTHDTLPRANALKNTVLGCANGIAALIFIFLAPVDWAAVVPMSIGCLIGAWLGPKVVRWAPVTLLRYLIGAAGLGLAVHLAIQAYG
- a CDS encoding RelA/SpoT family protein; the protein is MATLTEPLTPARPPAGAAVVGTVPAEADLAPEVPIPSATRRVRARIARRMSGQRPTASPTRTVLEPLFAVHRSLHPKADLKELQRAYEVAEQAHAGQFRRSGDPYITHPLAVATILADLGMDTTTLVAALLHDTVEDTEYTLEKVTADFGDEVAHLVDGVTKLDKVRFGDATEAETIRKMIIAMAEDPRVLVVKLADRLHNMRTMRFLPPDKQARKARETLEVLAPLAHRLGMATIKWELEDLAFSILHSKRYDEIVRLVADRAPSRDTYLAAVTQQLEAELTAAKIPGQVVGRGKHYYSIYQKMKARGREFDEIHDLVAVRILVGSVRECYAAMGVVHALWAPMPGRFKDYIAQPRYGVYQSLHTTVIGPEGKPLEVQIRTFDMHHTAEYGIAAHWRYKETRGTHAGASATVDEMAWMRQLLDWQRETGDAGEFLDNLRYEMAHSEIFVFTPKGDIHTLPVGSTPVDFAYSVHTEVGHRCIGAKVDGRLVPLERRLSNGQFVEIFTSKAPNQGPSRDWLSFVASSRAKSKIRQYFAKSRREEAVELGKEALAKAARRAGLPVQRLVTHDALAVVGHELGYKDIASLYAAVGENHVAASTLVAKVVSYVGGEEDAVDEVTDRSVPSVTRRRHRATGDGGVLVKGISDIQVKLARCCTPVPGDEILGFITKGGAVSVHRIDCTNASALQKEQARLVEVSWDPSSATVFLVTIQVEALDRARLLSDITKTLADLKVNILSANLSMSKDGMAISRFSFEMADPTHLGHLVHAVKNVDGVYDVYRVTSA